One segment of Desulfovibrio legallii DNA contains the following:
- a CDS encoding bifunctional enoyl-CoA hydratase/phosphate acetyltransferase, with product MVYKTFVELESAVMGKAHKCRVAVVEAADAHVLEAVRHAVDVGLVEPLLFGNPAAIEGKMRQVGLSPDACPVIAATDPLDAATRAGLAVKGGRADFILKGLIQTGVLLKGLFKEETGFRTGRLISHMNLVQAPAYPKLLALCDAAINIAPTLEQKRDILQNAVDALARMGIDNPKVAVLAAAETVNEKMPASVDAARLKEMQQQGSITGCIVEGPISFDLAICPEAAQTKGFHSPVAGVADLLVCPDIVAANVLIKCLRHMANALTAGIVVGGRVPVVLNSRAASAEDKFRTMVLAAAAAR from the coding sequence ATGGTATATAAAACGTTTGTGGAACTTGAATCCGCAGTTATGGGCAAGGCCCACAAGTGCCGAGTGGCCGTGGTGGAAGCTGCGGACGCCCATGTGCTGGAAGCCGTGCGACATGCGGTGGACGTGGGGCTGGTGGAGCCGCTGCTGTTCGGCAATCCCGCCGCCATAGAGGGAAAAATGCGTCAGGTGGGCCTTTCCCCGGACGCCTGCCCCGTCATTGCCGCTACAGATCCGCTGGATGCGGCCACCAGGGCCGGTCTGGCCGTCAAGGGCGGCCGTGCGGATTTCATCCTTAAGGGGCTGATCCAGACGGGCGTGCTGCTCAAAGGCCTTTTTAAGGAAGAAACGGGCTTTCGCACCGGGCGGCTTATTTCGCACATGAACCTTGTGCAGGCGCCCGCCTACCCCAAGCTGCTGGCTCTGTGCGATGCGGCCATCAACATCGCGCCCACGCTGGAGCAGAAGCGAGATATCCTGCAGAACGCCGTGGACGCTCTGGCCCGCATGGGCATCGACAACCCCAAGGTGGCCGTGTTGGCCGCTGCGGAAACCGTTAACGAAAAAATGCCCGCCAGCGTGGACGCGGCTCGGCTGAAAGAAATGCAGCAGCAGGGCAGCATCACGGGCTGCATTGTGGAAGGCCCCATTTCCTTTGACTTGGCCATTTGCCCTGAGGCCGCGCAAACCAAGGGTTTCCACAGCCCCGTGGCCGGCGTGGCTGATCTGCTTGTCTGTCCGGACATTGTGGCGGCTAACGTGCTGATCAAGTGTCTGCGCCACATGGCCAACGCCCTCACCGCCGGCATAGTGGTGGGCGGACGGGTGCCGGTGGTGCTGAATTCGCGCGCTGCCAGCGCCGAGGACAAGTTTAGGACCATGGTTCTGGCCGCGGCCGCGGCACGCTGA
- a CDS encoding 4Fe-4S dicluster domain-containing protein, giving the protein MSAEKKSFNVRVDDVLCKGCGYCRELCPKGVYALGQEYNAAGYTFMTVAAMDNCIGCRTCMMVCPDFAIEVSER; this is encoded by the coding sequence ATGAGTGCGGAAAAGAAGAGCTTCAATGTCCGCGTGGACGATGTCCTGTGCAAAGGCTGCGGCTATTGCCGGGAGTTGTGCCCCAAGGGGGTGTATGCTCTGGGACAGGAATATAATGCGGCCGGTTATACGTTTATGACCGTGGCGGCCATGGACAACTGCATCGGCTGCCGCACCTGCATGATGGTCTGTCCCGACTTTGCCATCGAGGTTTCCGAGCGTTAA
- a CDS encoding 2-oxoacid:acceptor oxidoreductase family protein: MAHHEVLMAGTGGQGLVFSASFLAEAAILDGKNVVQTQSYGISQRGGFISAEVLLDDEEILFQQVVRPDIIIALNDVVGTRYDAAQGPVVYDCSLMKPRTMKNWIGVPMSQIAHELGAPKSANLAGLGAAMVISGALPVQTLLTIAAHKGKPEVAKLNVEVIRRGAAAAESAQGGN, from the coding sequence ATGGCCCATCATGAAGTTCTTATGGCCGGCACGGGCGGGCAGGGGCTTGTGTTTTCCGCCTCTTTTCTGGCTGAGGCCGCCATTCTGGACGGAAAAAACGTGGTCCAGACCCAGTCTTACGGCATCTCGCAGCGTGGCGGCTTCATCAGTGCTGAAGTGCTGCTGGACGATGAAGAAATTCTGTTCCAGCAGGTGGTCAGGCCCGACATCATCATTGCCCTAAATGATGTAGTGGGCACGCGCTACGACGCGGCCCAAGGGCCTGTGGTTTATGACTGCTCGCTCATGAAGCCCCGCACCATGAAAAACTGGATAGGCGTCCCCATGTCGCAGATCGCGCACGAGCTGGGCGCGCCCAAATCCGCCAACCTGGCTGGCCTTGGCGCGGCCATGGTCATCAGCGGTGCCCTTCCGGTGCAGACCTTGCTCACCATTGCGGCGCACAAGGGCAAGCCGGAGGTGGCCAAACTGAATGTGGAAGTGATCAGACGGGGCGCGGCCGCTGCCGAATCCGCGCAGGGGGGCAACTGA
- a CDS encoding thiamine pyrophosphate-dependent enzyme, whose product MAQAISRSLLNRSALPLMWCAGCGNGIVLNALLCALDDLDLKKEDVLVVTGIGCWGKADDYILANALHVTHGRALTFATGAKAANPKLNVIVLMGDGDGTTIGGNHLIHSARRNMDLTAIIVNNLNYGMTGGQYSATTPNGAITSTSVGGNPERGFDVCDLVRAAGANYVARESVTSGMRLRNRIVAGIQKKGFSLIEAMSPCSTLFGPRNKMRNPVDMLRNLKEKAVSQAKFDAIENAAEQGYFVTGVIADKDVPDFNTSYEGERAAILAAKGGK is encoded by the coding sequence ATGGCACAAGCTATTTCACGCTCACTGCTCAACAGGTCCGCGCTGCCTCTCATGTGGTGCGCCGGTTGCGGCAACGGCATCGTCCTCAACGCCCTGCTGTGCGCCCTGGACGACCTGGATCTGAAAAAAGAAGACGTGCTCGTGGTGACGGGTATTGGCTGCTGGGGCAAGGCGGACGACTATATCCTGGCCAACGCTCTGCACGTGACGCACGGCCGCGCGCTGACCTTTGCCACCGGGGCCAAGGCGGCGAACCCCAAGCTCAATGTCATCGTGCTGATGGGCGACGGCGACGGCACCACCATTGGCGGCAACCACCTTATCCATTCCGCCCGCCGCAACATGGACCTAACGGCCATCATCGTCAACAACCTTAACTATGGCATGACGGGCGGGCAGTATTCGGCCACCACGCCCAACGGGGCCATTACCAGCACCTCTGTGGGCGGCAACCCCGAACGCGGCTTTGACGTGTGCGATTTGGTGCGCGCTGCCGGGGCCAACTATGTGGCGCGCGAGTCCGTGACCAGCGGTATGCGTCTGAGAAACCGCATCGTCGCCGGCATCCAGAAAAAGGGCTTTTCCCTCATTGAGGCCATGAGCCCCTGTTCCACTCTGTTTGGTCCGCGGAACAAAATGCGCAACCCCGTGGACATGTTGCGTAATCTTAAAGAAAAGGCCGTTTCTCAGGCCAAGTTTGACGCCATAGAGAATGCGGCCGAGCAAGGGTATTTCGTTACCGGCGTCATTGCCGACAAAGACGTGCCTGATTTTAACACGAGCTACGAGGGTGAGCGCGCGGCCATCCTGGCCGCCAAGGGAGGTAAGTAG
- a CDS encoding 2-oxoacid:acceptor oxidoreductase subunit alpha, translated as MKKQCKLVQGNAAIAQGAFYAGARYYAGYPITPSSEIAEIASRELPRLGGVFMQMEDELASMGAIVGASLTGAKAFTATSGPGFSLMQENLGMATVGEVPVVVVNVQRSGPSTGLATKPAQSDIMQLRWGRHGDQEIIALAPSSVQECFELTVKAFNLSEKYRVPVIMAPEEVAAHMRENLTIPEPGELEVIERTAPACAPEEYKPFCFDEGAVAPLASYGSRYVFHVTSSMHGENGYSCNTPENAARRVAQLHTKLARGRKDIVMTRYFGPEDCATLIVTSGVVTRAARSAARAANAAGDKVGVLQLQTLWPFADAEVREAAHKAGRVVVAEMNYAGQLAGEVKKCVPDPSLVVGVNTYNGGIMTPSQIAAALL; from the coding sequence ATGAAAAAACAGTGTAAGCTCGTGCAAGGCAATGCGGCCATAGCACAGGGGGCTTTCTACGCCGGTGCGCGATACTATGCCGGCTACCCCATCACGCCGTCGTCGGAAATAGCGGAAATAGCGTCGCGAGAGCTGCCGCGCCTGGGCGGCGTCTTTATGCAGATGGAAGACGAGCTGGCCAGCATGGGCGCCATCGTGGGCGCCTCGCTGACGGGCGCCAAGGCCTTTACGGCCACCAGCGGCCCCGGCTTTTCGCTTATGCAGGAAAACCTGGGCATGGCCACGGTGGGCGAGGTGCCCGTGGTGGTGGTCAACGTGCAGCGTTCCGGCCCTTCCACGGGCTTAGCCACCAAGCCCGCCCAGTCCGACATCATGCAGTTGCGCTGGGGCCGTCATGGCGATCAGGAAATCATCGCCCTTGCCCCAAGCTCAGTGCAGGAATGCTTTGAGCTGACGGTCAAGGCTTTCAACCTTTCTGAAAAATACCGCGTGCCCGTCATCATGGCGCCGGAAGAAGTGGCCGCGCACATGCGCGAAAACCTGACCATTCCCGAACCGGGCGAGCTTGAGGTCATTGAGCGTACGGCTCCTGCCTGCGCGCCTGAAGAATATAAGCCCTTCTGCTTTGACGAGGGAGCCGTGGCCCCGCTCGCCAGTTACGGCAGCCGGTATGTCTTTCATGTGACCAGCTCCATGCACGGCGAAAACGGCTACAGCTGCAATACGCCGGAAAATGCGGCCCGGCGTGTGGCCCAGCTGCACACCAAGCTGGCCAGGGGGCGCAAGGATATTGTCATGACCCGCTATTTCGGGCCTGAAGACTGTGCAACCCTCATCGTTACCTCCGGCGTGGTCACCCGCGCTGCCCGTAGCGCTGCCCGTGCGGCCAATGCCGCTGGCGACAAGGTGGGGGTGCTGCAGCTGCAGACCCTTTGGCCCTTTGCCGATGCGGAAGTGCGCGAGGCTGCCCACAAGGCTGGCCGTGTTGTGGTGGCTGAAATGAACTATGCCGGGCAGCTGGCTGGCGAAGTGAAGAAGTGTGTGCCGGACCCGTCGCTGGTAGTGGGCGTCAACACGTACAACGGTGGCATCATGACCCCGTCCCAGATCGCGGCGGCGTTGCTGTAA
- a CDS encoding (Fe-S)-binding protein, producing MSKTLEELKAAALKCTRCGQCLTICPVYGKTFEEGTSSRGKLFLLRSLADGTVEPSAELMDLAARCTLCMRCKAICPSGVNTTDLIMALRHYMKEQGRLPAAKKLAFKAITKGRLFDMVMSHGKGMQSLLFKRSENGRGKVSRMPIPVAGLNKRRILPEFAEKPLRKLVPAVSHPHGEVRASVAFFPGCMLNYVYVDAGLALINVLLANGVKVHLLDKLQCCGTPLFSSGDFEGAAMLAENNVRRLAGGGFDAVITGCATCGSALKKEYGAVLEGSPALAVWEGMKDKVYDISDFLLRLGPAEYARELPWKVTYHDACHLVRGMGVASQPRDLIRAIPGVKLMEMQRPAVCCGCAGTFSATHYALSQKILADKTSDILSTGADVVATGCSACKMQIIDGLSQRGSRMRVLHTVELLARAYGV from the coding sequence ATGAGCAAGACCCTGGAAGAACTGAAGGCCGCCGCCCTTAAGTGCACCCGCTGCGGGCAGTGCCTGACCATTTGCCCCGTTTACGGCAAAACCTTTGAAGAAGGCACTTCGTCGCGCGGCAAACTGTTTCTGTTGCGCTCGCTGGCCGACGGTACGGTGGAGCCCAGTGCGGAGCTTATGGACCTGGCGGCGCGCTGCACCCTGTGCATGCGCTGCAAGGCCATCTGCCCATCGGGCGTCAACACCACCGACCTCATCATGGCCTTGCGCCACTATATGAAAGAGCAGGGGCGCCTGCCGGCCGCCAAAAAGCTTGCCTTTAAGGCCATCACCAAGGGGCGGCTGTTTGATATGGTCATGTCCCACGGCAAGGGCATGCAGTCCCTGCTTTTCAAACGCAGCGAAAACGGGCGGGGCAAGGTTTCACGAATGCCCATTCCCGTGGCTGGCCTGAACAAGAGACGTATCCTGCCGGAATTTGCCGAAAAGCCCTTGCGCAAGCTCGTGCCCGCTGTCAGTCACCCCCACGGGGAGGTGAGGGCCAGCGTGGCCTTTTTCCCCGGCTGCATGCTCAACTATGTGTATGTAGATGCGGGCCTCGCCCTCATCAACGTGCTGCTGGCCAATGGCGTGAAAGTGCACCTGCTGGACAAACTGCAGTGTTGCGGCACGCCGCTGTTTTCGTCCGGCGATTTTGAAGGGGCGGCCATGTTGGCCGAAAACAACGTCCGGCGGCTTGCCGGGGGCGGCTTTGACGCTGTGATCACCGGCTGCGCCACCTGCGGCTCGGCTCTGAAGAAAGAATACGGGGCGGTGCTGGAAGGCAGCCCAGCTCTGGCTGTCTGGGAAGGCATGAAGGACAAGGTCTACGACATTTCTGACTTCCTGTTGCGCCTGGGGCCTGCCGAATATGCGCGAGAACTGCCCTGGAAGGTGACCTACCATGATGCCTGCCATTTGGTGCGGGGCATGGGCGTGGCCTCGCAGCCGCGGGACCTGATCCGGGCCATTCCCGGCGTGAAGCTGATGGAAATGCAGCGTCCCGCCGTCTGTTGTGGCTGCGCGGGCACATTCAGCGCCACGCACTACGCCCTGTCGCAAAAAATCCTTGCCGACAAGACCAGCGATATTCTGTCCACCGGTGCGGATGTGGTGGCCACGGGCTGCTCCGCTTGTAAGATGCAGATTATCGATGGGCTGAGCCAGCGGGGATCCCGCATGCGCGTGCTGCACACGGTGGAACTGCTGGCCAGGGCCTACGGGGTGTAA
- a CDS encoding FAD-binding oxidoreductase — MLTKEDVRARIASIVGEQNMLTKQEDLVCYTYNAGGAAPSPHLPILVALPGTAEEVAQMAAFCNANKISIVPRSQGSGLSVNAIPESDYSIIISMQRMNSIVIDPETLTAEVGPGAITADIKKAAAEHGLMYPPDPASFTFSSIGGNVGTDAGGLQCVKYGTTKGYVSGMQVVLASGDIIRCGGKCIKDVTGYNLTQLFTGSEGTLGIITEITLKLIPLPQAKRAIRVAFKEIENAAKAVSAIMTSGVVPSIMEFQEQTLIRAVEDYTHAGLPVDAGAMLLIEVDGDPSTLKPQADVIRRVCEQLGMVDFHVAETPEEAEQLWKARRSGLPALARVAKGRLGGDPAVPINKLAQAVHTLFEVGKKYGIKVSCQGHAGDGNIHPHFFFNSDEEKKTAAKARSEFHYEIIKMGGTVSAEHGVGREKAPYIVKQLGEAQVGAMRAIKKALDPNNILNPGCIFGGEA; from the coding sequence ATGCTGACAAAAGAAGATGTTCGCGCTCGTATAGCCTCCATTGTAGGGGAGCAGAATATGCTCACCAAACAGGAAGATCTGGTCTGTTACACCTACAACGCCGGCGGCGCGGCCCCCTCGCCGCACCTGCCCATCCTGGTGGCCCTGCCTGGCACGGCGGAAGAAGTGGCGCAGATGGCGGCCTTCTGCAACGCCAACAAAATCAGCATCGTGCCCCGTTCCCAGGGCAGCGGGCTGAGCGTCAACGCCATTCCCGAAAGCGACTATTCCATCATTATTTCCATGCAGCGGATGAATTCTATCGTCATCGATCCGGAAACGCTCACGGCCGAAGTGGGCCCCGGCGCCATCACCGCTGACATCAAGAAGGCGGCTGCGGAACACGGCCTTATGTACCCTCCGGACCCGGCCAGTTTCACGTTTTCCTCCATCGGCGGCAACGTGGGCACCGACGCGGGTGGGCTGCAGTGCGTCAAGTACGGCACCACCAAAGGCTATGTTTCGGGGATGCAGGTGGTGCTGGCCTCAGGCGACATCATCCGCTGCGGCGGGAAGTGCATTAAGGACGTGACCGGCTACAACCTCACCCAGCTTTTTACCGGTAGCGAGGGCACGTTGGGCATCATTACCGAAATCACCCTCAAGCTTATTCCTCTGCCTCAGGCCAAACGAGCTATCCGCGTGGCGTTTAAGGAGATTGAAAACGCGGCCAAGGCTGTTTCGGCCATTATGACCAGCGGTGTGGTGCCCTCCATCATGGAATTTCAGGAGCAGACCCTGATCCGCGCTGTGGAGGACTATACCCACGCCGGCCTGCCGGTGGACGCTGGCGCCATGCTGCTGATTGAGGTGGACGGCGACCCCTCCACCCTCAAGCCGCAGGCCGACGTCATCCGCCGGGTGTGTGAACAGCTGGGCATGGTGGACTTTCATGTGGCGGAAACTCCCGAAGAGGCTGAACAGCTGTGGAAGGCCCGCCGTTCCGGCTTGCCCGCCCTGGCCCGCGTGGCCAAAGGCCGCTTGGGCGGCGACCCGGCCGTGCCCATCAACAAGCTGGCCCAGGCCGTGCACACCCTGTTCGAGGTGGGGAAAAAGTACGGCATCAAGGTGAGCTGTCAGGGCCATGCCGGCGACGGCAACATTCATCCGCACTTCTTCTTCAACAGTGATGAAGAAAAGAAAACTGCGGCCAAGGCCCGCTCCGAATTCCATTACGAAATTATCAAGATGGGCGGCACCGTTTCGGCCGAACACGGCGTGGGGCGCGAAAAGGCTCCCTATATCGTCAAGCAACTGGGCGAAGCCCAGGTGGGGGCCATGCGGGCCATCAAAAAGGCTCTGGACCCCAACAATATCCTGAATCCGGGCTGCATCTTCGGAGGCGAAGCATGA
- a CDS encoding sigma 54-interacting transcriptional regulator produces MWEKTSQPRILCVSIYDELGEMVTNYAQQYGVTVDIYKGGIYNNGHIHALENQDKYDVIISQAGTALAIQRMVKIPVVSIQITAKDIIEIMQEAWNAHKEVLCINYESDISKDIDAIASLSCKGSFHQIVYRSSSEFNSIIENLGNYTHDVGVIGFGGCVVQKADEYGLPYYLVRSSGENIRQAVLAARNITEQHIKEKARARRLNNIINYSIGGILSVGSNNTVTICNLPAKQMLKLTGRKVLGTDINAPDAPPEIRMFLEDGDYTVDKLVSCSGKSYVMNRVPIRVRDHHQETIITFQELSKIQKTEVQARIQLAHKGLVAKYQFRDIVCAEGEMTEMLAEAKRFAKGDASILIEGESGTGKELLAQSIHNSSNRKKGPFVAVNCAALPEQLLESELFGYDEGAFTGARKGGKAGMFEMAHKGTLFLDEISEMTQANQVRLLRALQEKEIFRVGGDRVVNIDVRIIAASNRDLFRMASEGLFRRDLYFRLNILPLHIPPLRERKDNIPLLIAHFAAKRRRFDIAKKAKKFPPAVLEALNQHNWPGNVRELENVLDRIFTLDDGSEPFEDLLLRIITRHRQWQHARQRQTTAPDGSLTVPLGSMAAMERYILEAELQRYNGNKKALADALGISRVTVWKKFKEYGQQETAAAQDARA; encoded by the coding sequence ATGTGGGAAAAAACATCGCAGCCACGTATTCTCTGCGTATCGATTTATGACGAATTGGGCGAAATGGTGACCAATTACGCGCAGCAGTACGGCGTGACTGTGGATATTTATAAGGGCGGCATATATAATAACGGCCATATCCATGCCCTGGAAAATCAAGACAAATACGACGTTATCATCAGCCAGGCCGGCACGGCTCTGGCCATCCAGCGGATGGTAAAAATACCGGTCGTTTCCATACAGATAACGGCAAAAGACATTATAGAAATAATGCAGGAGGCATGGAATGCGCACAAGGAGGTTCTGTGTATCAACTATGAAAGTGACATAAGCAAAGACATAGATGCCATCGCCTCCTTAAGCTGCAAGGGCTCTTTTCATCAGATCGTTTACAGAAGCAGCTCTGAATTCAATTCCATTATTGAAAACCTGGGCAATTATACCCACGACGTGGGCGTAATCGGGTTTGGCGGCTGCGTGGTGCAGAAAGCTGACGAATACGGCCTGCCCTATTATCTGGTGCGCTCCAGTGGAGAGAACATCCGGCAGGCGGTGCTTGCCGCCCGCAACATCACCGAACAGCACATCAAGGAAAAAGCCCGGGCGCGCCGCCTGAACAACATCATCAACTATTCCATCGGCGGCATCCTTTCCGTGGGCAGCAACAACACGGTGACTATCTGCAACCTTCCCGCCAAACAAATGCTCAAACTCACCGGTAGAAAGGTGCTGGGCACAGACATCAATGCCCCGGACGCCCCCCCGGAAATCAGGATGTTTCTTGAAGACGGGGACTACACCGTGGACAAGCTCGTTTCCTGCAGCGGCAAATCCTATGTGATGAACCGCGTGCCCATCCGGGTGCGCGACCACCACCAGGAAACCATCATCACCTTTCAGGAATTGTCCAAAATCCAGAAGACGGAAGTGCAGGCGCGCATCCAGCTGGCGCACAAAGGGTTGGTGGCCAAATACCAGTTCCGCGACATTGTCTGCGCCGAAGGCGAAATGACGGAGATGCTCGCCGAGGCCAAACGCTTTGCCAAAGGCGACGCCTCTATCCTGATTGAAGGGGAATCGGGCACGGGCAAAGAGCTGCTGGCTCAGAGCATCCACAACAGCAGCAACAGAAAAAAGGGGCCCTTTGTGGCCGTCAACTGCGCCGCCCTGCCCGAACAACTGCTGGAAAGCGAGCTTTTCGGCTACGACGAGGGCGCTTTTACCGGCGCGCGCAAAGGCGGCAAGGCCGGCATGTTTGAAATGGCCCACAAAGGCACGCTGTTTCTGGATGAAATAAGCGAAATGACCCAGGCCAACCAGGTGCGCCTGCTGCGCGCCCTGCAGGAAAAAGAAATTTTCCGGGTAGGCGGCGACAGGGTAGTCAACATTGACGTGCGGATTATTGCCGCCTCCAACCGGGACCTGTTCCGTATGGCCAGCGAAGGCCTGTTCCGGCGCGACCTCTATTTCCGTCTTAATATCCTGCCCCTGCACATTCCCCCGCTGCGCGAACGCAAGGACAATATCCCACTGCTCATTGCCCATTTTGCGGCCAAACGGCGGCGTTTCGACATCGCGAAAAAGGCCAAAAAATTCCCCCCCGCCGTGCTGGAAGCCCTAAACCAGCACAACTGGCCGGGCAACGTGCGCGAACTGGAAAATGTGCTGGACAGAATTTTTACCCTGGACGACGGCTCGGAACCTTTTGAAGACCTGCTGCTGCGCATTATAACCCGGCACCGCCAGTGGCAGCACGCCCGACAGCGGCAGACGACCGCGCCGGACGGCTCCCTGACGGTGCCTTTGGGCAGCATGGCTGCAATGGAGCGCTATATCCTGGAAGCGGAACTACAGAGGTACAACGGCAACAAAAAGGCCTTGGCCGACGCCCTGGGCATCAGCCGTGTGACCGTATGGAAAAAATTCAAGGAGTATGGCCAGCAGGAAACTGCCGCAGCGCAGGATGCCCGCGCCTAG